A stretch of the SAR86 cluster bacterium genome encodes the following:
- a CDS encoding TorF family putative porin — translation MKNLIKFGAIAFFSSAMTLQSAEFESNIAMSSDYVWRGMTQTAEEPAISGGFDIAGESGLYFGTWASNVEFGDGAALELDWYAGYAGEMEGGLSYDIGYLAFTYPGEDSLDFEEIYLGLGYSYFGITYSSGQDSAPDNTEFSVALGETGLGVTYGDYDEYGEYTIISYDLPISIAGLGVSLAWNDFSAEDSSGLSDEDTFVITFSM, via the coding sequence ATGAAAAATCTTATTAAATTTGGGGCCATAGCATTCTTTTCAAGTGCAATGACCTTGCAATCAGCAGAATTCGAGAGCAATATCGCTATGTCAAGTGACTATGTCTGGAGAGGTATGACTCAAACTGCTGAAGAACCTGCTATCTCTGGTGGATTCGATATAGCCGGTGAAAGTGGACTATATTTTGGAACTTGGGCTTCCAACGTTGAATTTGGTGATGGAGCAGCTCTAGAATTAGATTGGTATGCAGGCTATGCAGGTGAAATGGAAGGTGGATTAAGTTATGACATCGGATATTTAGCATTTACATACCCTGGAGAAGACTCTCTAGATTTTGAAGAAATCTATCTCGGACTCGGATACAGCTATTTCGGTATTACTTACTCATCAGGTCAAGATTCTGCACCCGATAACACAGAATTTTCTGTTGCTCTAGGTGAAACTGGTTTAGGTGTTACTTATGGTGACTACGACGAGTACGGTGAATACACCATAATTAGCTACGATCTACCAATCTCTATTGCTGGTTTAGGTGTTTCTCTAGCCTGGAATGACTTCAGTGCAGAGGACTCTAGCGGACTTTCCGACGAAGACACATTCGTCATTACATTTTCTATGTAA
- a CDS encoding 1-acyl-sn-glycerol-3-phosphate acyltransferase — protein sequence MDFSDIASYDDYQVAIKLNELESNEDFHNYISSLIFPRSHKYFSKINRIYLRRKFKQIFSDCNSIDQFQDCLAPLVTKMIDKTTDGFTYSGVENLTEKPTLFVGNHRDISLDPAFLNYLLYTQGLSTVRIAIGDNLLDDGYAEMLMRLNKSFIVHRNIKGVKETLRKLSKLSAYINHSLMQDKESIWIAQREGRANDGNDFTDEGVLKMLYLDQRKALSVYEWVRSVNLTPIVISYEYDPLDYVKARGWDYQDSLTLEEINKSDIKEMSTGIFGYKGRVHLHICKPISDPVDTTRHLAEMIQREIINNYRIWPTNQAALELLPEINIQQENIDTISDMPSKISMLEKRCANLKPEERNEFLMTYARPIVNKEKARLSSGL from the coding sequence ATGGATTTTAGTGATATAGCTTCTTATGACGATTATCAAGTCGCGATAAAGCTGAATGAGCTAGAATCAAATGAAGATTTTCATAATTATATTTCTAGTTTAATTTTTCCAAGATCCCATAAATATTTCTCAAAGATAAACCGCATTTATTTAAGAAGAAAATTTAAGCAGATTTTTTCTGATTGCAATTCTATAGATCAATTTCAAGATTGTTTGGCTCCTTTAGTGACGAAAATGATCGACAAAACAACAGATGGTTTTACATATAGTGGAGTTGAGAATTTAACTGAAAAACCTACTCTGTTTGTAGGTAATCACAGAGATATATCTCTTGATCCTGCTTTTCTAAATTATCTCCTTTATACCCAAGGACTCAGTACTGTACGAATCGCTATTGGAGATAACCTTCTAGATGACGGGTATGCTGAAATGCTTATGAGGCTGAATAAAAGTTTCATAGTTCACAGAAATATCAAAGGAGTAAAGGAAACTTTAAGAAAACTATCAAAACTCTCCGCTTACATCAATCATTCGCTAATGCAAGATAAAGAGAGTATCTGGATTGCTCAAAGAGAAGGAAGAGCAAATGATGGTAATGACTTTACAGATGAGGGTGTTTTAAAAATGCTATATCTCGATCAAAGAAAGGCACTTTCAGTTTATGAATGGGTCAGAAGCGTTAACTTAACTCCAATTGTTATTTCCTATGAATATGACCCATTGGATTATGTCAAAGCAAGAGGTTGGGATTATCAGGATTCCTTGACCCTTGAAGAAATAAATAAAAGTGACATCAAAGAAATGTCTACCGGAATTTTTGGCTATAAAGGCAGAGTTCATTTACATATATGTAAACCTATTTCTGATCCAGTGGATACCACACGCCATCTAGCTGAAATGATACAGAGAGAAATTATAAATAATTATCGTATTTGGCCCACCAACCAAGCAGCTTTAGAGCTATTGCCTGAAATAAATATTCAACAAGAGAATATAGATACAATATCGGATATGCCCAGCAAGATTTCTATGCTTGAAAAGAGATGTGCAAATTTGAAGCCTGAAGAGCGAAATGAGTTTTTGATGACTTATGCCAGACCTATTGTTAATAAAGAAAAGGCCAGACTTTCGTCTGGCCTTTAA
- a CDS encoding alpha/beta hydrolase — protein sequence MEKLLIGILFIFLALAFPYLYKVYGLKKILQSDIPSEGNWAELSRGNIYYRWFLPDDSTDLKGSLILVHGFSTPSFVWQGLLDNFTNSGYKVLVYDHFGRGYSERPRTKYDKHLYLETLRELILSQKINEKVHIVGYSMGGPIASYYAAEYPNEVTSVSLIAPAGFSKSLPQTKSWITMPVVGDWFWRVFSHRLYGVGNMSETQYSDDPLSINEDKFLPLFQDQLRFKGFNESLLSTIRNFNLFDVRDMYENLSKKEIPMLALWGKKDGIVPFSGSEEYQRIFDNGKLVVLEEGTHDITYRQPTIVGTEIIDFIDQL from the coding sequence ATGGAGAAACTTTTAATAGGGATTTTATTTATTTTTTTGGCTCTGGCTTTTCCTTATCTTTATAAGGTTTATGGATTGAAGAAAATATTGCAATCAGATATACCTTCTGAGGGAAATTGGGCAGAGCTTTCAAGAGGTAATATCTATTATCGTTGGTTTTTACCGGACGATTCAACCGATTTGAAGGGGTCTTTGATCTTGGTGCACGGTTTTTCAACACCTAGTTTTGTATGGCAAGGCTTACTAGATAATTTCACTAACTCTGGTTACAAGGTCCTTGTTTATGATCATTTTGGCAGAGGCTATTCAGAAAGGCCTAGAACAAAATACGATAAGCATCTTTATCTTGAAACTTTGAGGGAATTGATACTTTCTCAAAAAATAAATGAGAAAGTTCATATAGTTGGCTATTCCATGGGAGGACCAATTGCATCTTATTATGCAGCCGAGTATCCTAACGAAGTAACAAGCGTTTCATTAATTGCTCCTGCAGGTTTCAGTAAATCTCTTCCTCAGACGAAATCATGGATAACTATGCCCGTCGTTGGAGATTGGTTCTGGAGAGTATTTAGCCATAGATTATATGGCGTAGGAAATATGTCTGAAACTCAATATAGCGATGATCCGTTGTCTATAAATGAAGATAAATTTTTACCACTCTTTCAAGATCAACTGCGCTTTAAAGGATTCAATGAATCTCTTTTATCAACTATAAGGAACTTTAATCTTTTTGATGTTCGTGACATGTACGAAAATCTAAGTAAAAAAGAAATACCTATGCTTGCTTTATGGGGAAAAAAAGACGGAATAGTTCCTTTTTCAGGGTCAGAAGAATATCAAAGGATATTTGATAATGGAAAACTTGTTGTTTTGGAAGAGGGAACACATGATATAACTTATAGACAGCCAACTATTGTTGGAACAGAAATTATAGATTTTATAGACCAATTATAA
- a CDS encoding glycerophosphodiester phosphodiesterase yields the protein MHPFFRDFNFYGFVHRGGDEVETENTLEAFEYSSNLGFIFIETDVQSTKDGHVVIFHDSTLKRMAGINKRIKDLMLDEVKGIELINGGRIPLLSEALDSFPNLRFNIDIKTEDALENTVKIIKEMKCFSRSCLASFSSSRLNRIRKLAGSEVCTSSGQMDIFKLICKSLGINLRINTADCAQIPIKQWGVPILTKRFLRIAKKENKLVHVWTIDNKEEMFKLIDFGVDGIMTDKPSILKQAMTERGFSDLGNSP from the coding sequence ATGCATCCATTTTTTCGAGATTTTAACTTTTATGGTTTTGTACATAGAGGTGGGGATGAAGTAGAAACAGAAAATACCTTAGAAGCCTTTGAATACTCATCAAATTTAGGATTTATTTTTATAGAAACAGATGTTCAATCTACTAAAGATGGTCATGTAGTTATATTTCATGACTCAACTTTAAAGAGGATGGCAGGTATAAATAAGCGTATAAAGGACCTGATGCTAGATGAAGTAAAGGGAATAGAATTAATTAACGGTGGCAGGATCCCTTTATTAAGTGAAGCACTCGATAGCTTTCCTAACCTTAGATTCAATATTGATATTAAAACTGAGGATGCCTTAGAAAATACCGTAAAAATTATAAAAGAAATGAAATGCTTTAGTAGATCCTGTTTAGCTTCTTTCTCTTCTTCAAGATTAAATAGAATAAGAAAACTAGCCGGGTCAGAAGTATGCACTTCTTCTGGACAAATGGATATATTCAAATTGATATGCAAATCTTTAGGAATTAATTTAAGAATTAATACAGCTGATTGTGCTCAAATTCCTATAAAGCAATGGGGAGTGCCTATTCTCACTAAGAGATTTCTTCGAATTGCAAAGAAGGAAAATAAACTTGTTCATGTTTGGACTATCGATAATAAAGAAGAGATGTTCAAATTAATTGACTTTGGTGTTGATGGAATAATGACAGATAAGCCTAGTATTTTAAAACAAGCTATGACTGAAAGAGGCTTTTCTGATTTAGGGAACTCTCCTTAA
- a CDS encoding MFS transporter translates to MKGQRKLSTQAWRWAFYDWANSAFATTVMAGFFPIFFKSFWANDLTDGESTFVIGTANSVVGLLIALSAPILGAFADAGNSKKKLLLTFAVLGIIATGYLFFVPESSWKFAITFYALGVIGFSGGNIFYDSLLVSVAEHHERNRVSSLGFSLGYLGGGILFLINVLMFSFPSFFGLNSQIEAVLWSFLSVAIWWSIFTLPLLTGVKEPKFSVSRKSFFEISGQAFSSLYQTGRSVRQYKSAFIFLLAYFLYMDGVDTIIRMATSYGSDIGLSAQSMISALLLTQFIGFPATLAFGRYSDKFGHKQSLSFAIIIYIGVVIFSSQMDSALEFFIMASIIGLVQGGVQAISRSYFSSLIPSNKAAEFFGFYNFIGKSSVFIGPFMVSGIALLTDSPSLGILSLLLLFIPGLIILRRVP, encoded by the coding sequence ATGAAAGGTCAAAGAAAATTATCAACACAAGCATGGAGATGGGCCTTTTATGATTGGGCTAATTCTGCATTTGCCACAACTGTAATGGCTGGTTTTTTCCCTATTTTTTTTAAATCTTTTTGGGCAAATGATTTAACTGATGGAGAGAGTACATTTGTCATCGGTACAGCAAATTCTGTTGTTGGTTTACTGATAGCTTTAAGTGCACCTATTTTAGGGGCTTTCGCCGATGCGGGAAACTCAAAAAAAAAGCTGCTTCTAACGTTCGCAGTTTTAGGAATAATAGCAACTGGTTATTTATTTTTCGTCCCTGAAAGTTCATGGAAATTTGCTATTACCTTTTATGCACTTGGTGTGATTGGATTTTCAGGTGGAAATATCTTCTACGACTCTTTATTAGTTTCGGTCGCTGAACACCATGAAAGGAATCGTGTATCATCTTTAGGATTTTCTCTTGGTTACCTTGGTGGAGGGATATTATTTTTAATCAATGTCTTAATGTTCTCTTTTCCATCTTTCTTTGGACTTAATTCACAAATTGAGGCTGTTTTATGGTCTTTTTTGAGTGTAGCTATCTGGTGGAGTATTTTTACACTACCTTTACTTACAGGTGTAAAGGAGCCTAAATTCTCAGTAAGTAGGAAAAGTTTTTTTGAAATTTCAGGGCAAGCTTTCTCTAGTCTCTACCAAACAGGAAGATCGGTAAGACAATATAAAAGTGCTTTTATTTTCTTACTAGCATATTTTCTTTACATGGATGGTGTAGATACGATCATAAGAATGGCAACATCTTATGGTTCTGATATAGGGCTTTCAGCACAATCTATGATATCAGCTCTTTTACTTACTCAATTTATTGGATTTCCCGCAACACTAGCTTTTGGAAGGTATTCTGACAAATTCGGGCATAAACAATCTCTTTCATTTGCGATTATCATCTACATAGGAGTCGTTATATTTAGTTCCCAGATGGATAGTGCATTAGAATTTTTTATCATGGCATCTATCATCGGTCTTGTTCAAGGAGGAGTACAAGCTATCAGCAGATCTTATTTTAGTAGCCTAATACCTAGCAATAAAGCGGCAGAATTCTTTGGATTCTATAATTTCATTGGAAAATCTTCAGTCTTTATAGGTCCCTTTATGGTCTCAGGAATTGCACTCTTAACGGATAGCCCTAGCCTAGGAATATTAAGCTTACTTTTATTATTTATACCAGGATTAATAATTTTAAGGAGAGTTCCCTAA
- a CDS encoding nitronate monooxygenase gives MNSKICELLDIEFPLVAFTHCRDVVVAVSKAGGCGVLGAVGMSPEQLEKELTWIDEHIDGKPYGVDVLIPNKMVDQSEKFDAEKLKGMIPQEYADFRADVLENHDIEASELRTIDTAGSSFAANTKADGAKALLDVAFSHPIKLIANALGVPPDWMLEMGKENDVKVAALLGTAQHAINQVKAGVDILVVSGTEAGGHCGSVSTMVLIPEVYEAIQPYGDTPILAAGGIVTGKQMAAAMTMGASGAWCGSVWLTTVESEVPPVIKEKMVAANSSQTTRSRSRTGKHSRQLVSPWTQAWESEQAPDPLPMPLQPMVAEPALQKVAKLAEGGHDGARDLATYWVGQGVGLMNQSISASDVVQEFKEDFVEAYERLTGFVS, from the coding sequence ATGAACTCAAAAATATGTGAACTTCTAGATATAGAATTCCCTTTAGTAGCTTTCACCCACTGCAGAGATGTAGTTGTAGCGGTATCTAAAGCAGGTGGATGTGGAGTTTTAGGTGCTGTTGGTATGTCACCAGAACAGTTAGAGAAAGAATTAACATGGATAGATGAACATATAGACGGAAAACCTTACGGAGTTGATGTTCTAATTCCCAACAAGATGGTCGATCAAAGTGAGAAATTTGATGCAGAAAAATTAAAAGGAATGATTCCACAAGAATATGCTGACTTCAGAGCAGATGTTCTTGAAAACCATGACATAGAGGCTTCGGAGTTAAGAACTATAGATACAGCTGGTTCAAGTTTTGCTGCAAATACAAAAGCTGATGGAGCAAAAGCTCTTTTAGATGTAGCTTTTAGCCACCCTATCAAACTAATTGCTAACGCGCTGGGCGTGCCACCCGATTGGATGCTCGAGATGGGAAAAGAAAATGATGTTAAGGTTGCAGCACTTTTGGGAACTGCTCAGCATGCAATCAATCAGGTAAAAGCAGGTGTTGATATATTAGTTGTATCTGGTACGGAAGCTGGAGGCCACTGTGGAAGTGTTTCAACCATGGTACTCATACCTGAAGTTTACGAAGCAATTCAACCGTATGGTGATACACCAATCTTGGCTGCTGGAGGAATAGTAACTGGGAAACAAATGGCAGCAGCAATGACAATGGGAGCATCTGGTGCTTGGTGTGGTTCAGTATGGCTAACTACTGTGGAATCAGAAGTCCCTCCTGTTATTAAAGAAAAAATGGTCGCTGCTAATTCAAGTCAAACAACAAGATCAAGAAGTAGAACAGGCAAGCACTCGAGACAATTAGTATCTCCTTGGACACAAGCATGGGAATCAGAACAAGCTCCAGATCCTTTACCTATGCCTCTACAGCCGATGGTAGCTGAACCCGCTTTACAGAAGGTTGCTAAGCTAGCTGAAGGTGGACATGATGGAGCTAGAGACCTAGCAACTTATTGGGTTGGACAAGGAGTAGGTCTAATGAATCAAAGCATTTCTGCGAGTGATGTTGTTCAGGAATTCAAAGAAGATTTTGTAGAAGCTTATGAAAGATTAACAGGTTTTGTATCTTAA
- a CDS encoding phytanoyl-CoA dioxygenase family protein: protein MDKDIRLHESNKSFSWTMPDGPYTFFSDEDITSFNEKGYVVLENAFSDEEVNKVVNQIDPYEFNVTEALKGLDGGKFFIARAEEITFTTHLVTQSDELKEFSKHKVFTDICRDLIGPDVRLYWDQAVYKKPGTKDEFPWHQDNGYTYIEPQAYLTCWVALTDTDESNGCPWVMPGLHRRGTLFHENTDLGHEIPLDSSQAVCLPLKAGSIAIFSSLTPHRTGPNLSDDIRKSYILQYAPEGSKRVISQSLTEDLNDENRQFLILQDGKEVN from the coding sequence ATGGATAAAGATATTAGGTTACATGAGAGTAATAAGAGCTTTTCTTGGACCATGCCTGATGGCCCTTACACATTCTTCTCCGATGAAGACATCACATCATTTAACGAAAAAGGTTATGTTGTACTTGAAAATGCTTTTTCAGACGAAGAAGTCAACAAAGTAGTAAATCAAATTGACCCTTATGAGTTCAATGTAACTGAAGCATTAAAAGGCCTTGATGGTGGTAAATTTTTTATTGCTAGAGCTGAAGAAATTACTTTTACCACCCATCTTGTAACTCAGTCTGATGAACTTAAAGAATTCAGTAAACATAAAGTTTTTACTGACATATGCAGAGATTTAATCGGACCTGATGTGAGGTTATATTGGGATCAAGCAGTATACAAAAAACCAGGTACCAAAGACGAATTTCCCTGGCATCAAGACAATGGTTATACCTATATTGAACCGCAGGCCTACTTAACTTGTTGGGTAGCTCTTACAGATACAGATGAATCTAATGGCTGTCCTTGGGTGATGCCTGGACTTCATAGACGGGGGACCCTCTTCCATGAAAATACAGATTTAGGTCATGAAATACCTTTAGACTCATCCCAAGCAGTTTGCTTACCTCTGAAGGCAGGCAGTATAGCAATTTTCTCTTCTTTAACACCGCACAGGACGGGGCCTAATTTATCAGATGATATTAGAAAATCTTATATTCTCCAGTATGCACCGGAGGGGTCTAAAAGAGTAATATCTCAATCTCTTACTGAGGACCTGAATGATGAAAACAGACAGTTTTTAATTCTTCAAGATGGTAAAGAAGTTAATTAA